From one Leifsonia soli genomic stretch:
- a CDS encoding NADP-dependent oxidoreductase, whose protein sequence is MAKTPGETMVFEYDGNGDVDVLQKRTRPLATPGPDEVLVEVIATGINHIDGFIRTGRETAWADEPFPRGSGSDFAGIVVTGDAAGRFRKGAEVIGHVRVGAHAEYIVVPVAALVSKPPHVPWEVAGGLYLAGVTALDTLDDLRIGPDDTVVISAAAGGVGSIEAQLAKHRGARVIGTCGDRNFDYLRQLGIRPVRYGDAIEERIRAEAPTGVTALIDNFGQDGRALAEALGVPPSRYRSSEDRRDTELRLLQDDPETVAHGTAQLGRLAQLADERAFTLLISGFYPLTDIKYAYDDLQNLHSRGKIVLGTHPVTTYWTLKTRDVQEARG, encoded by the coding sequence ATGGCAAAGACGCCCGGGGAGACCATGGTCTTCGAGTACGACGGCAACGGGGATGTCGACGTCCTCCAGAAACGCACACGGCCGTTGGCGACGCCTGGCCCGGACGAGGTGCTCGTCGAGGTGATCGCCACCGGGATCAACCACATCGACGGATTCATCCGCACCGGCCGGGAGACGGCCTGGGCGGATGAGCCGTTCCCCCGGGGCTCGGGCAGCGACTTCGCCGGCATCGTCGTCACCGGCGACGCCGCCGGCCGGTTCCGGAAGGGCGCGGAGGTGATCGGGCACGTCCGTGTCGGGGCGCACGCCGAGTACATCGTCGTGCCGGTCGCGGCCCTCGTCTCGAAGCCGCCGCACGTTCCGTGGGAGGTGGCCGGCGGCCTGTACCTCGCGGGAGTGACCGCTCTCGACACGCTCGACGACCTCCGCATCGGCCCGGACGACACGGTCGTCATCTCCGCGGCGGCCGGCGGCGTCGGCAGCATCGAGGCGCAGCTGGCCAAGCACCGGGGCGCCCGGGTCATCGGAACGTGCGGGGACCGCAACTTCGACTACCTGCGGCAGCTGGGCATCCGGCCGGTGCGCTACGGCGACGCGATCGAGGAGCGCATCCGCGCCGAGGCGCCAACGGGCGTCACCGCGCTGATCGACAACTTCGGGCAGGACGGACGGGCCCTGGCGGAGGCGCTCGGCGTCCCGCCGTCGAGGTACCGGTCGAGCGAGGACCGCCGCGACACCGAGCTGCGGCTGCTCCAGGACGACCCCGAGACGGTGGCGCACGGCACCGCGCAGCTGGGGAGGCTCGCGCAGCTCGCCGACGAACGCGCGTTCACCCTGCTGATCTCCGGCTTCTATCCGCTCACCGACATCAAGTACGCCTACGACGACCTGCAGAACCTGCACTCGCGCGGCAAGATCGTGCTCGGCACGCATCCCGTCACGACCTACTGGACCCTCAAGACCCGCGACGTGCAGGAGGCGCGGGGCTGA
- a CDS encoding NtaA/DmoA family FMN-dependent monooxygenase (This protein belongs to a clade of FMN-dependent monooxygenases, within a broader family of flavin-dependent oxidoreductases, the luciferase-like monooxygenase (LMM) family, some of whose members use coenzyme F420 rather than FMN.) — MSEPKQLFVNLFEMACVSHITHGLWTLPGNNRERFADLDYWLELAQLLEHGGFDGIFLADVIGAYDVFRGGPETALREGLQSPNLDPLLLVPAMAAVTERLGFGVTFSTTYEPPFAFARRMSTLDHLTKGRIGWNIVTSYLPNAARNFGLDGEVPHDERYRYADEYLDVLYKLWEGSWDDDAVVADRAAGVFTDPSKVRYIDHVGERFRVAGPHIVHPSVQRTPTLFQATGSPAGIEFAGRHAEVVFTGGRTSEEFRRNADGMREAAVRHGRERDDIRFIAMAGVIVGRTQEEAEDKWRLYRERASLDGILAHSSLPVDLTAFPRDITVREALARADFPASKVPYLPLDSTVGQALDFIKVGRDERFLVVGDPRTVADEIERWLDEDGLDGINLRQYHSFDTARDFADLVVPELRHRGRLPDEGSSSGTLRERLFGAGRSRLPERHIGARYRGGANLDVPVEPLQLHFEHAASF, encoded by the coding sequence ATGAGCGAACCGAAGCAGCTCTTCGTGAACCTGTTCGAGATGGCCTGCGTGAGCCACATCACGCACGGCCTGTGGACGCTTCCGGGCAACAACCGGGAGCGGTTCGCCGACCTCGACTACTGGCTGGAGCTGGCGCAGCTGCTCGAGCACGGCGGCTTCGACGGCATCTTCCTCGCGGACGTGATCGGCGCGTACGACGTGTTCCGCGGCGGCCCGGAGACGGCGCTGCGCGAGGGGCTGCAGAGCCCGAACCTCGACCCGCTGCTGCTCGTCCCGGCGATGGCCGCGGTGACCGAGCGGCTCGGCTTCGGCGTGACCTTCTCGACCACCTACGAACCGCCGTTCGCGTTCGCCCGCCGGATGTCGACGCTCGACCACCTGACCAAGGGTCGCATCGGCTGGAACATCGTCACGTCGTACCTCCCGAACGCCGCGCGCAACTTCGGCCTCGACGGCGAGGTGCCGCACGACGAGCGCTACCGGTACGCCGACGAGTACCTCGACGTGCTCTACAAGCTGTGGGAGGGCTCGTGGGATGACGACGCCGTCGTCGCCGACCGTGCGGCCGGGGTGTTCACCGACCCGTCGAAGGTGCGGTACATCGACCACGTCGGCGAGCGGTTCCGCGTCGCCGGGCCGCACATCGTCCACCCGTCGGTGCAGCGGACGCCGACGCTGTTCCAGGCGACCGGATCGCCGGCGGGCATCGAGTTCGCCGGGCGTCACGCCGAGGTCGTCTTCACCGGCGGCCGCACCAGCGAGGAGTTCCGGCGCAATGCCGACGGGATGCGCGAGGCGGCCGTACGGCACGGGCGCGAGCGCGACGACATCCGCTTCATCGCGATGGCCGGGGTCATCGTCGGACGGACGCAGGAGGAGGCCGAGGACAAGTGGCGGCTGTACCGGGAGCGCGCGAGCCTCGACGGCATCCTCGCGCACAGCAGCCTGCCGGTCGACCTGACCGCGTTCCCGCGCGACATCACCGTGCGGGAGGCGCTGGCACGCGCCGACTTCCCGGCCTCGAAGGTGCCGTACCTTCCGCTCGACAGCACGGTCGGCCAGGCGCTCGACTTCATCAAGGTGGGCCGCGACGAGAGGTTCCTCGTGGTCGGCGACCCGAGGACCGTCGCCGATGAGATCGAGCGCTGGCTGGACGAGGACGGGCTGGACGGCATCAACCTGCGGCAGTACCACTCCTTCGACACGGCCCGCGACTTCGCCGATCTGGTGGTGCCCGAGCTGCGCCATCGTGGCCGCCTGCCCGACGAGGGCTCCTCCTCGGGTACGCTGCGCGAGCGCCTGTTCGGCGCGGGTCGCTCCCGCCTCCCCGAACGCCACATCGGCGCTCGGTACCGCGGCGGAGCGAACCTCGATGTGCCTGTCGAGCCGCTGCAGCTGCACTTCGAGCATGCGGCGTCGTTCTGA
- a CDS encoding ABC transporter ATP-binding protein, whose translation MSIVERDSAETDGIVEELDWPATRLRVRNLRTAFRVDGVLRPVVHGVSFDLRPGECVAIVGESGSGKSVTARSLVGLAGRSAVVEADELTIHHEDVRAFGPREWKRIRGRDIGFVLQDALVSLDPLRAVGREIEEALRLHGWGGRRARRERVLDLLTRVGVPFPAVRAKQRPDQLSGGLRQRALIASAIALDPDIVIADEPTTALDVTVQAQVLDQLERMKERGASVILISHDLSVVARLADHILVMRGGDVLEQGQADQVLGAPSHEYTRALIAAVPGEATRGHALTPGAAPVPAKPPAGAVVLEATELVKRFHTSDGTVTTAVDRVSFSLRAGETLGIVGESGSGKSTTARLALGLESLDGGAVRLLGQPWAPLAESRRRGLRSRIAVVYQDPLSSFDPRWNVERILLDALRSERFAAAGERRARVLELLEQVGLPASVLPRFPLKLSGGQRQRVAIARALAPRPDVIVLDEAVSALDVTIQGQILDLLAELQRESGVAYLFISHDLGVISHLSDRVLVMKDGVVVEEGSPDDVFERPAHPYTRALIAAIPEFDPAARAAATPESETAA comes from the coding sequence AGTGCGTCGCGATCGTCGGGGAGTCCGGCTCGGGCAAGTCGGTGACGGCCCGCTCCCTGGTCGGCCTCGCGGGCCGGTCGGCGGTCGTCGAGGCGGACGAGCTGACCATCCACCACGAGGACGTCCGCGCCTTCGGCCCGCGGGAGTGGAAGCGCATCCGCGGCCGCGACATCGGGTTCGTGCTGCAGGATGCGCTGGTGTCGCTCGACCCGCTGCGCGCGGTCGGGCGCGAGATCGAGGAGGCGCTCCGGCTGCACGGCTGGGGCGGCCGCCGGGCGCGGCGGGAGCGCGTGCTCGACCTGCTCACGCGGGTGGGAGTGCCGTTCCCGGCCGTCCGTGCCAAGCAGCGGCCCGACCAGCTCTCGGGCGGTCTGCGGCAGCGCGCGCTGATCGCGTCCGCCATCGCGCTCGATCCCGACATCGTGATCGCCGACGAGCCCACGACGGCGCTCGACGTGACCGTGCAGGCGCAGGTGCTCGACCAGCTGGAGCGGATGAAGGAGCGCGGCGCCTCCGTGATCCTGATCAGTCACGACCTGTCGGTCGTCGCCCGGCTCGCCGACCACATCCTGGTGATGCGGGGTGGCGACGTGCTGGAGCAGGGCCAGGCGGACCAGGTGCTCGGCGCGCCCTCCCATGAGTACACACGTGCCCTGATCGCCGCCGTGCCGGGCGAGGCGACCCGCGGCCACGCCCTCACGCCGGGGGCCGCACCGGTGCCGGCCAAGCCGCCGGCCGGGGCGGTCGTGCTGGAGGCGACCGAGCTCGTGAAGCGCTTCCACACCTCCGACGGGACCGTCACCACGGCGGTCGACCGGGTCTCGTTCTCGCTCCGGGCCGGCGAGACCCTCGGCATCGTCGGGGAGTCCGGATCGGGCAAGAGCACCACCGCACGCCTCGCTCTCGGGCTGGAGTCGCTCGACGGCGGCGCCGTGCGGCTGCTCGGTCAGCCCTGGGCGCCGCTCGCGGAGAGCAGGCGGCGCGGTCTGCGCAGCCGCATCGCCGTGGTCTACCAGGACCCGCTGAGCTCGTTCGATCCGCGCTGGAACGTCGAGCGCATCCTGCTCGACGCCCTGCGCTCGGAGCGGTTCGCCGCGGCCGGGGAGCGGCGCGCGCGGGTGCTCGAACTGCTGGAGCAGGTCGGCCTGCCCGCGAGCGTGCTCCCGCGCTTCCCGCTCAAGCTGTCGGGCGGGCAGCGTCAGCGCGTGGCCATCGCCCGCGCGCTGGCGCCCCGTCCGGACGTGATCGTGCTGGACGAGGCCGTCTCGGCGCTCGACGTCACCATCCAGGGCCAGATCCTCGACCTGCTCGCCGAGTTGCAGCGCGAGTCGGGCGTCGCCTACCTGTTTATCTCGCACGACCTCGGCGTCATCAGCCATCTCAGCGACCGCGTCCTCGTCATGAAGGACGGGGTGGTGGTGGAGGAGGGGTCGCCGGATGATGTCTTCGAACGGCCCGCGCACCCGTACACTCGTGCCCTGATCGCCGCCATCCCGGAGTTCGACCCGGCCGCGCGAGCCGCCGCCACCCCTGAAAGCGAGACCGCCGCATGA